The following are encoded together in the Adhaeribacter arboris genome:
- a CDS encoding DUF2306 domain-containing protein, with protein MANKKTNSILPILKMAMFLLATIGLVLVIRRSLILSGFMSDNNKPGFTGFDVNSGTTILHIVPGALFMLLGPLQFMPRIRGRHLLFHRWSGRVFIAAAYTIGLTSVVLSFTKPLLGGLSEAVASVFFSVFFLVCVSLSLHYILKKQVLLHREWMIRAFSLGLAIATVRLITVFTFIFFKVRPENFLGIAFWMGFTCHAIVAEVWINYTRRPILRVPKTFLFNGIRNNVVHP; from the coding sequence ATGGCTAATAAAAAAACAAACAGCATATTACCAATATTAAAAATGGCTATGTTTTTATTAGCAACTATTGGTCTGGTTTTAGTCATCAGAAGATCGCTAATTTTAAGCGGATTTATGTCAGATAATAATAAACCGGGGTTTACCGGCTTTGATGTAAATTCAGGGACAACCATCCTGCATATTGTCCCGGGTGCTTTGTTTATGCTCTTAGGTCCGCTCCAGTTTATGCCCCGTATACGGGGCCGGCATCTTCTATTTCATCGCTGGAGCGGAAGGGTATTTATTGCAGCTGCTTATACAATCGGGCTTACTTCCGTTGTACTATCTTTTACCAAGCCCCTCCTGGGTGGTCTCAGTGAAGCGGTGGCGAGTGTCTTTTTTTCCGTTTTCTTCCTGGTATGCGTTAGCTTATCTCTGCATTATATTTTAAAAAAGCAGGTTTTGCTTCATCGGGAGTGGATGATACGGGCTTTTTCTCTTGGCCTGGCAATCGCCACGGTGCGCCTTATTACCGTATTTACTTTTATTTTCTTTAAAGTTCGACCCGAAAATTTTTTGGGTATCGCCTTCTGGATGGGTTTTACCTGCCATGCAATAGTGGCTGAAGTATGGATTAATTATACCCGAAGACCAATTCTTAGAGTGCCAAAAACATTTTTGTTTAATGGCATCAGAAACAATGTGGTTCATCCATAA
- a CDS encoding xanthine dehydrogenase family protein molybdopterin-binding subunit: METTTNYIGQPTSRVDGRAKVTGEAKYAAEFHKEGLTYGVVVSSAIAKGKIIQIDTKAALNLPGVLQVFTHENRPGLAWSDKSYQDEDAPPGAPFRPLYDEKILFGQQPIALVVADTFELARYGASLVKVSYETETPVTEVKNRKAEAYTPKEYKSAKPSPRGDAQQGLAESALKMEAEYFHSSEHHNPMEMHATTVMVEEDETLTVYDKTQGVQNSQKYISKIFGLSKDQAHVISPFVGGAFGSGLRPQYQLFLAVMAALELKRSVRVMLTRQQMFSFGHRPATLQQVVLGTNPQGSLQAVVHEGFSETSQFEEYTENLVNWSAMLYKCDNVQLAHKLIKIDAYTPLDMRAPGGVTGMFALECAMDELAYKLNIDPLELRYINYSDIDQSQDHPFSSKELKECYRQGAEKFGWSKRNPQPRSMREGNTLIGYGMATGAWEIKQQKASAKALLMADGKLKVSSATADIGTGTYTIMTQIAAETLGLPLADVTFLLGDSSLPESPLEGGSWTAASVGSAVKAACEGIQEKLIAYIRKLEDSPLAGVHRLEEVTFADGKISLKNNPDRFTTLTEVMQQAGQNFVEASVTTTPELKQKKYSMFTHSAVFVEVRVDEDFGTVQVSRVVSAIAGGRVINPKTARNQILGGIVWGIGMALEEESVMDSNYGRFINHDLAEYHVPVSADIQDLEVIFVEEHDDIVNPLGVKGLGEIGIVGTAAAIANAVYHATGKRVRDLPITLDKLL; the protein is encoded by the coding sequence ATGGAAACTACAACCAATTATATCGGCCAACCAACCAGTCGCGTGGACGGACGGGCCAAAGTTACCGGCGAGGCAAAATATGCCGCTGAATTTCACAAAGAAGGTTTAACCTACGGGGTAGTTGTCTCCAGTGCTATTGCTAAAGGCAAAATCATTCAAATCGATACGAAAGCCGCCTTAAATTTACCGGGAGTTCTACAAGTATTTACCCACGAAAACCGGCCCGGCCTGGCCTGGTCCGATAAAAGTTACCAGGACGAGGATGCACCACCTGGCGCTCCTTTCCGGCCCTTGTACGACGAGAAAATCTTATTTGGGCAGCAGCCAATTGCCTTAGTAGTGGCCGATACTTTTGAACTAGCCCGGTATGGTGCCTCTTTAGTAAAAGTAAGCTACGAAACCGAAACGCCGGTTACGGAAGTTAAAAACCGAAAAGCCGAAGCGTATACGCCCAAAGAATATAAATCCGCCAAACCTTCGCCCCGCGGCGATGCCCAACAAGGCTTAGCGGAATCGGCCTTAAAAATGGAGGCGGAATACTTTCATTCGAGTGAACACCACAACCCCATGGAAATGCACGCCACTACGGTAATGGTGGAAGAAGACGAAACGCTCACCGTTTACGATAAAACCCAAGGCGTACAAAACAGTCAGAAATATATTTCCAAAATCTTTGGCTTATCCAAAGACCAGGCCCACGTTATTTCGCCGTTTGTGGGCGGGGCCTTTGGCTCGGGTTTACGGCCGCAGTACCAATTATTTTTAGCAGTAATGGCCGCTTTGGAATTAAAACGTTCGGTTCGGGTAATGTTAACCCGCCAGCAAATGTTTTCGTTTGGTCACCGGCCCGCCACTTTGCAGCAGGTAGTTTTAGGTACTAACCCACAAGGTTCTTTGCAGGCGGTGGTACACGAAGGTTTTTCCGAAACGTCGCAGTTCGAAGAGTATACCGAAAACTTAGTGAATTGGTCGGCCATGTTGTATAAGTGCGATAACGTGCAACTCGCCCATAAATTAATTAAGATAGATGCCTACACGCCCTTAGATATGCGGGCACCGGGTGGCGTTACGGGTATGTTCGCGCTGGAATGCGCCATGGATGAACTGGCTTATAAATTAAATATCGACCCACTGGAATTACGGTACATCAATTATTCTGACATAGACCAAAGCCAAGATCATCCTTTTTCGAGTAAAGAATTAAAAGAATGTTACCGCCAAGGAGCTGAAAAATTTGGGTGGTCGAAACGCAATCCCCAACCCCGCTCCATGCGTGAAGGAAACACTTTAATTGGTTACGGCATGGCGACCGGTGCCTGGGAAATAAAACAACAAAAAGCCAGCGCCAAAGCTTTATTAATGGCCGATGGTAAATTAAAGGTATCCAGTGCTACGGCTGATATTGGAACGGGCACCTACACCATTATGACCCAGATTGCCGCCGAAACTTTAGGCTTGCCTTTAGCTGATGTTACTTTTTTGTTAGGCGATTCCTCTTTACCGGAGTCCCCATTAGAAGGTGGTTCCTGGACGGCCGCCTCGGTTGGCTCAGCGGTAAAAGCAGCTTGCGAAGGCATTCAGGAAAAATTAATTGCCTATATCCGTAAACTGGAAGATTCACCTTTAGCCGGGGTACACCGCCTAGAAGAAGTAACTTTTGCCGATGGTAAAATCAGCTTAAAAAATAATCCTGATCGGTTCACGACTTTAACGGAAGTAATGCAGCAAGCCGGTCAGAATTTTGTCGAAGCCTCGGTTACGACGACGCCGGAGTTAAAACAAAAAAAATATTCCATGTTCACGCATTCGGCGGTATTTGTGGAAGTCCGGGTGGACGAGGATTTTGGCACGGTGCAAGTTTCGCGGGTGGTTAGCGCGATTGCCGGCGGTCGGGTTATTAATCCAAAAACCGCGCGCAACCAGATTTTAGGCGGTATAGTTTGGGGCATTGGCATGGCCTTGGAAGAAGAATCCGTTATGGACTCTAATTACGGCAGATTCATTAACCACGACTTAGCCGAGTACCACGTTCCGGTAAGCGCTGACATCCAAGACCTGGAAGTAATTTTTGTAGAAGAGCACGACGACATAGTAAATCCGCTGGGCGTAAAAGGATTGGGAGAAATTGGGATTGTGGGAACCGCCGCCGCTATTGCCAATGCCGTTTACCACGCCACCGGCAAACGCGTCCGCGATTTACCTATCACTTTAGACAAACTGCTTTGA
- a CDS encoding FAD binding domain-containing protein, with product MNSFTYARAQDVQTALQEKTTALDGRFIAGGTNLTDLMKVNVEQPSHVIDIRRLPFNQITETEVVGLRLGALVTNAETAYNKQIEQRYPLLAKAILAGASAQLRNRATNGGNPLQRTRCYYFYDTATACNKREPGSGCSAIKGYNRIHAILGTSESCIAVHPSDMAVALTALDATVNVNGPNGERSIPFLDFHRLPGDTPHLDTNLGPDEIITSIDLPAQGFAEYNTYLKLRDRASYAFALVSVAAALELEGTIIKEVRIALGGVAHKPWRQPEVEANLVGKEVNAENLQNAAEALLTGAKGYGHNNFKIELAKRAIVRALLQAAKMEDSK from the coding sequence ATGAATAGTTTTACCTATGCCCGGGCCCAAGATGTACAAACGGCGTTGCAGGAAAAAACTACTGCCCTGGATGGTCGGTTTATTGCCGGTGGCACCAATTTAACTGACCTGATGAAGGTAAACGTGGAGCAACCCAGCCATGTAATTGATATCCGTCGTTTGCCATTCAACCAGATAACCGAAACAGAAGTGGTTGGTTTACGCTTAGGCGCCTTGGTTACCAATGCCGAAACCGCTTACAATAAGCAAATCGAACAAAGATACCCTTTACTTGCTAAAGCAATTTTAGCGGGCGCATCGGCGCAATTACGCAACCGGGCTACCAATGGCGGCAACCCCTTACAGCGCACCCGTTGTTATTATTTTTACGATACCGCCACAGCTTGTAATAAAAGAGAACCCGGCAGCGGTTGTTCGGCCATTAAGGGTTATAACCGCATTCATGCTATACTAGGTACCAGCGAATCTTGCATCGCCGTTCATCCTTCGGATATGGCGGTGGCTTTGACGGCTCTGGATGCTACAGTAAACGTAAATGGCCCCAATGGGGAACGCTCGATTCCCTTTCTGGATTTTCACCGTTTACCCGGCGATACGCCGCACCTGGATACTAATTTAGGTCCCGACGAAATTATTACTTCCATTGACTTGCCGGCACAAGGTTTTGCAGAATATAACACTTATTTAAAACTACGCGACCGGGCTTCGTATGCTTTTGCCCTGGTTTCAGTAGCTGCTGCCTTAGAATTGGAAGGTACTATCATAAAAGAGGTGCGGATAGCTTTAGGCGGCGTGGCCCACAAACCTTGGCGGCAACCCGAAGTAGAAGCCAACCTGGTGGGAAAAGAAGTGAACGCCGAAAATTTACAAAATGCGGCCGAAGCCTTACTTACCGGTGCAAAGGGATACGGACACAATAATTTTAAAATTGAACTGGCCAAACGAGCTATTGTGCGGGCATTATTACAGGCGGCTAAAATGGAGGACTCTAAATAA
- a CDS encoding (2Fe-2S)-binding protein, which translates to MEKIAEKGALGKPVVALPPTHTVTLRVNGSEKKLQLAPWVSLLDALREYVHLTGTKKGCDHGQCGACTVLVNGKRINSCLTLAIMEEGNDIVTIEGLAKGEELHPMQTAFIEHDAYQCGYCTPGQICSAIGLIAEGKAKTPEEIKELMSGNICRCGAYTNILAAVQEVWQQEGGNHE; encoded by the coding sequence ATGGAAAAAATTGCCGAAAAGGGAGCTTTGGGAAAGCCAGTTGTTGCTTTGCCTCCCACCCACACTGTTACTCTTCGGGTAAACGGTTCCGAAAAAAAGCTGCAACTGGCGCCCTGGGTTTCTTTGCTGGATGCCTTACGCGAATACGTGCATTTAACGGGTACCAAGAAAGGCTGCGACCACGGTCAATGCGGCGCTTGCACCGTGCTGGTAAATGGCAAACGGATTAATTCCTGCCTAACCTTAGCCATAATGGAAGAAGGTAACGACATTGTTACTATTGAAGGCTTAGCGAAAGGCGAAGAACTGCACCCCATGCAAACGGCTTTCATCGAGCATGATGCGTACCAATGTGGCTATTGTACTCCCGGCCAGATTTGCTCCGCAATCGGGTTAATTGCGGAAGGGAAAGCCAAAACACCAGAGGAAATAAAAGAGTTGATGAGTGGCAATATTTGCCGTTGCGGCGCTTATACCAATATTCTGGCAGCAGTACAAGAAGTATGGCAACAGGAAGGAGGAAATCATGAATAG